A region from the Desulfomarina profundi genome encodes:
- a CDS encoding cyclase family protein, which produces MTAVTTDPYSGLQMVELSHLWGHNAPSMPGIPDVIMYRSVKHAQHGVMAQRLKMIMHSGTHMNSPLHLIQKGAGAADIPLEHFFGNGVILDIPKKRWELVTAADLEKATPVIQENDFVVIVTGWHEKYSDSLEYFGESPGLSKEGAQWLVDKGCKLVAMDTPQIDHPLATSLGPHRGGPLMNRLTAKYEDETGLDPKKEHPEWNIAHKTILAAGIPTIEQVGGDVKTMVGKRATLYAAPWNWKHGDACQVRFVAITDPTGNCRIEPGKSE; this is translated from the coding sequence ATGACAGCAGTTACAACAGACCCTTACAGTGGGTTACAAATGGTCGAACTCAGTCACCTGTGGGGGCATAACGCGCCTTCCATGCCAGGTATTCCCGATGTCATCATGTACCGTTCGGTCAAACATGCTCAGCATGGTGTTATGGCCCAACGGCTGAAAATGATCATGCATTCCGGAACCCACATGAACAGCCCCCTGCATCTCATTCAGAAAGGTGCCGGGGCAGCGGATATTCCCCTGGAACACTTTTTTGGAAACGGCGTTATTCTCGATATCCCCAAAAAAAGATGGGAACTGGTCACAGCCGCAGACCTGGAAAAGGCAACTCCGGTAATCCAGGAAAATGATTTTGTTGTCATCGTTACAGGCTGGCATGAAAAATACTCCGACAGCCTGGAATATTTCGGGGAATCTCCGGGACTTTCCAAAGAAGGCGCCCAATGGCTTGTTGATAAAGGTTGCAAGCTGGTGGCCATGGATACACCCCAGATAGACCACCCCCTGGCGACTTCCCTCGGCCCGCATCGCGGTGGGCCGCTGATGAACCGGCTCACTGCGAAATACGAGGATGAAACCGGGCTTGATCCAAAGAAAGAACATCCTGAATGGAATATTGCCCACAAGACTATCCTGGCCGCAGGTATTCCCACTATTGAACAGGTGGGTGGCGATGTTAAAACCATGGTGGGCAAACGGGCCACCCTTTACGCCGCGCCCTGGAACTGGAAACACGGTGATGCATGCCAGGTTCGATTCGTCGCCATCACCGACCCCACCGGCAACTGCAGGATTGAACCCGGAAAATCAGAATAG
- a CDS encoding ferredoxin-thioredoxin reductase catalytic domain-containing protein: MKAENLLENLREFQEKQGYFFNRNRELTLDLLRGLLSNRERYGYMSCPCRLASGDYENDRDIICPCEYREQDVAEYGSCYCNLYVAENYKKDGESEVVVPERRPVEKMC, from the coding sequence ATGAAAGCTGAAAACCTTTTGGAAAATTTGCGGGAATTTCAGGAGAAACAGGGGTATTTTTTTAACAGGAACAGGGAATTGACCCTTGATCTGTTAAGAGGCCTGTTGAGCAACAGGGAGCGATATGGCTATATGTCATGTCCCTGTCGTCTTGCCTCCGGAGATTATGAGAATGACAGGGATATTATCTGTCCCTGTGAATATCGTGAGCAGGATGTTGCAGAATATGGCAGCTGTTACTGCAATTTGTATGTTGCGGAAAACTATAAAAAAGATGGAGAATCTGAAGTTGTAGTTCCGGAAAGAAGACCGGTTGAGAAGATGTGTTGA
- a CDS encoding universal stress protein has translation MLQPIQSILFATDLTENCQAAYDFTLALATQFKATIYLLHVIEPLPENLDGRLKTLLGKHQWEDMVHSQQTNVRRSLLGKKSTNVVVREALTKFCNNSGIDESECDFQSREIIISDGDVEEEILKHARENECDLIVLGAHKTVFSKTSVGSKTKNVLKQAGVPVTVVPPRD, from the coding sequence ATGTTACAACCGATTCAGTCTATTCTTTTTGCAACCGATCTTACGGAAAACTGCCAGGCTGCTTATGATTTTACCTTGGCCCTGGCAACACAGTTTAAAGCCACCATTTACCTGCTGCATGTAATTGAACCTCTGCCTGAAAATCTTGATGGGCGTTTGAAAACCCTGCTTGGAAAACACCAGTGGGAAGATATGGTTCATTCACAGCAGACCAATGTTCGTCGTTCACTGCTTGGTAAAAAATCCACGAATGTTGTTGTGCGGGAAGCGTTGACCAAGTTTTGTAATAACAGTGGCATTGATGAGAGTGAATGTGACTTCCAGTCTCGGGAAATAATCATCAGCGATGGTGATGTGGAAGAGGAAATTCTCAAACATGCCCGGGAAAATGAATGTGATCTTATTGTGCTTGGTGCCCATAAAACTGTATTTTCAAAAACGTCAGTAGGCAGCAAGACAAAAAATGTTCTTAAACAGGCCGGGGTTCCGGTTACGGTAGTTCCTCCGAGAGATTAA
- a CDS encoding molybdopterin-dependent oxidoreductase, with protein sequence MKPIKTKDKTVLRSLGLGGYFGGGAEGMVDVKDGKIVRIRPMRYGWKYKKEEVRQWKMERNGKTIEPTWKSLPGPFSLAYKKRVYSPNRIQFPMKRVDWDPNGERNTQNRGKSKYVRISWDEATKLIADEIRRVHKKYGYNAILMQGDGHGECKTINTPHGHPGVLLEYLGGFTLQVRNPDSWEGWYWGAKHVWGQGAQGIMYPAANIVKDTIEHADMVLFWGCDPETTPWGFVGQFASRLCYYFTEIGIKQVYICPDCNYGAAIHADKWIPVLPNTDAALQLAIIYMWLTEGTYDKEYVKTHTVGMDKVADYVLGKEDDVPKTPEWASEKCGVPVWTIKALAREFAAKTTSIAHYFGGGFIRGPFSHEPARLECILLGMQGLGGPGVHQHQFTYFGLPRAEGLGGTFFWNPEIEERLALPVLSAVSAWQQQVIPKTLIQNAILSDEPVTFRGTGAQNALVHDQFEHYVFPIEEEKKGSRIHMIWADSPCRITCWNYGHETELAMQSPEIECIVVQHPWFENDCIYGDIVLPANTYMEVDDIVTNIRQGTMQPNIMITEKAIEPIGESKSDAECVREVAKQFEGMYDQMTDGKTTEDLQKAIWGYMGGEKLVSWEQLKEKSYWIYNTAPDWEDDPPGFREFYNDPEKHKLNTPTGKLEFYSEALAKAYPDDKERGPIPRWVEKSHNHDERLSSHRAKMFPLLIMSNHGRWRVHAQCDDITWTRETPTMKVTGPDGYKYEPCWMHPTEAEKRGIKTGDIVKVFNERGIVLAGAYVTERVRPGVTYVDHGARHDPIKTGEIERGGAINTITPGAITSENCVGQIGGGYLVEVQKVSGEEMDQWRRDYPEAFARKYDPAAGLRFDAWIVDGGDK encoded by the coding sequence ATGAAACCAATCAAAACAAAAGACAAAACAGTCTTGAGATCCCTTGGCCTCGGCGGTTACTTCGGTGGTGGAGCCGAAGGTATGGTGGATGTCAAAGACGGTAAGATTGTCCGTATCCGGCCAATGCGGTACGGTTGGAAATACAAAAAAGAAGAGGTTCGCCAGTGGAAAATGGAGCGTAACGGCAAGACCATCGAGCCAACCTGGAAATCGCTTCCCGGCCCCTTCTCCCTCGCCTATAAAAAACGCGTCTACTCTCCCAATCGTATTCAGTTTCCCATGAAACGGGTGGACTGGGATCCTAATGGAGAGAGAAATACGCAGAACCGCGGTAAATCAAAATATGTGCGAATTTCCTGGGACGAGGCAACCAAGCTTATTGCCGATGAAATCAGGCGGGTTCATAAAAAATATGGTTATAACGCCATCCTCATGCAGGGTGACGGTCACGGTGAATGTAAAACCATCAACACGCCCCACGGACATCCGGGTGTACTGCTGGAATACCTGGGAGGCTTTACCCTGCAGGTAAGAAACCCTGACAGCTGGGAAGGCTGGTACTGGGGAGCCAAACATGTCTGGGGCCAGGGCGCCCAAGGCATCATGTATCCGGCGGCAAATATCGTCAAAGACACCATTGAGCATGCGGACATGGTCCTCTTCTGGGGCTGTGATCCTGAAACCACTCCCTGGGGTTTTGTCGGCCAGTTTGCCAGCCGTCTCTGCTACTATTTCACCGAAATAGGTATCAAGCAGGTCTATATCTGTCCGGACTGCAACTACGGTGCCGCCATCCATGCGGACAAATGGATTCCGGTCCTGCCCAACACCGATGCCGCTCTCCAGCTTGCCATTATTTACATGTGGCTCACGGAAGGCACCTACGACAAGGAGTATGTCAAAACCCATACCGTGGGTATGGACAAAGTAGCAGACTATGTTCTCGGTAAGGAGGACGATGTGCCGAAGACCCCTGAATGGGCTTCGGAAAAATGCGGTGTCCCGGTCTGGACCATCAAGGCCCTGGCCCGTGAGTTCGCAGCGAAAACCACCTCAATCGCCCACTATTTCGGAGGCGGTTTCATCAGGGGGCCCTTCTCCCATGAACCCGCCCGTCTTGAGTGCATTCTTCTTGGGATGCAGGGCCTTGGTGGCCCCGGTGTCCACCAGCACCAGTTCACCTATTTCGGACTACCGAGAGCGGAAGGACTGGGGGGAACCTTCTTCTGGAATCCAGAGATTGAAGAGCGCCTTGCCCTGCCTGTTCTCAGTGCCGTTTCGGCATGGCAGCAGCAGGTTATCCCCAAGACTCTGATCCAGAATGCAATCCTCTCCGATGAACCAGTCACGTTCAGGGGAACCGGTGCTCAGAATGCCCTGGTCCATGACCAGTTTGAGCATTATGTTTTTCCCATCGAGGAGGAGAAAAAAGGTTCAAGGATCCATATGATCTGGGCCGACAGTCCCTGCAGAATTACCTGCTGGAATTACGGTCATGAAACAGAACTGGCCATGCAGAGTCCTGAAATCGAATGTATTGTCGTTCAGCACCCCTGGTTTGAAAATGACTGTATTTACGGTGACATCGTATTACCGGCCAATACCTATATGGAAGTAGACGATATTGTCACTAATATCCGCCAGGGTACCATGCAGCCCAATATCATGATCACGGAAAAAGCCATTGAGCCAATCGGAGAATCAAAAAGTGATGCCGAATGTGTCCGTGAAGTCGCCAAACAGTTTGAAGGGATGTATGACCAGATGACTGATGGAAAAACTACCGAAGACCTGCAGAAGGCAATCTGGGGGTATATGGGTGGCGAGAAACTGGTTTCCTGGGAACAGCTGAAGGAAAAAAGCTACTGGATCTATAATACAGCCCCTGACTGGGAAGATGATCCTCCAGGATTCAGGGAATTTTACAATGATCCTGAGAAACATAAACTCAATACTCCCACCGGTAAACTGGAGTTCTACTCCGAGGCTCTGGCCAAAGCCTATCCGGATGACAAGGAACGCGGCCCCATTCCTCGCTGGGTCGAAAAGAGTCATAACCATGATGAAAGACTGTCGAGTCATCGGGCAAAGATGTTCCCGCTTCTCATCATGTCCAACCATGGCCGCTGGCGTGTCCATGCCCAGTGTGACGATATCACCTGGACCCGTGAAACACCGACCATGAAGGTCACCGGTCCCGACGGATACAAGTACGAACCATGTTGGATGCATCCGACGGAAGCGGAAAAACGAGGTATCAAAACCGGTGATATTGTCAAAGTTTTCAACGAACGTGGAATTGTACTGGCAGGAGCCTATGTAACGGAACGTGTCCGTCCCGGCGTTACCTATGTGGACCATGGAGCAAGACACGATCCCATCAAAACCGGTGAGATTGAACGTGGTGGTGCCATTAACACCATTACCCCTGGAGCCATTACTTCAGAAAACTGCGTCGGCCAGATCGGTGGCGGCTACCTGGTTGAAGTCCAGAAGGTCAGTGGAGAAGAGATGGACCAGTGGAGAAGAGATTACCCTGAAGCATTTGCAAGAAAATATGACCCGGCAGCAGGGCTTCGTTTTGATGCCTGGATTGTTGATGGAGGTGATAAATAA
- a CDS encoding FKBP-type peptidyl-prolyl cis-trans isomerase, translated as MKTARPGSTVTIEFVIRLDDGSVVGEVGKKNTLKFTLGEGKLLKGLEENIIGMEKGESKNIVLSPQEGYGEYNKELVLRLERDKIPDDVELKVGRTIQYQNRDGERVNFVVNALDENTVTLDGNHPLAGLDLTYEVELVKFH; from the coding sequence ATGAAAACGGCAAGGCCGGGTTCAACTGTGACCATAGAATTTGTAATCAGGCTCGATGATGGCAGTGTTGTCGGAGAGGTTGGGAAAAAAAATACACTGAAATTCACCCTCGGTGAAGGAAAGCTGCTGAAAGGTCTGGAAGAAAATATCATTGGTATGGAGAAAGGCGAAAGCAAAAATATCGTACTTTCGCCCCAGGAAGGATATGGAGAGTATAATAAAGAACTGGTATTACGCCTTGAACGGGATAAAATTCCTGATGATGTGGAACTGAAGGTCGGCAGGACTATTCAATACCAGAACAGGGATGGAGAGCGGGTGAATTTTGTTGTCAATGCACTGGATGAAAACACCGTCACCCTGGATGGCAACCATCCCCTGGCTGGGCTCGATTTGACGTATGAGGTTGAACTGGTGAAGTTTCATTGA
- a CDS encoding cyclase family protein gives MSLQIYNLSQPWGHHMPEWPSTPGINVHVKKFHAKDGVYMTEFEGIMHRGTHMDAPLHVTENTPCLMGYPLWRFFGTGVAVSIPKKKWEVITAEDLENARPKIREGDIVMINTGMHTKMADTDEYYAYSPGIYRDGAQWLVDKKVKMVGYDVQANDHPMATKLVDHGLGPTHPHLIEEYKEYFGRDPKEDFPDWEAGHKTLMVKGSIPGIENVGGDLNKVTGKRCTFMAFPWRWQGGEGCAIRVLAVIDPDQTFRFEKG, from the coding sequence ATGAGTTTACAGATATACAATCTGAGTCAGCCGTGGGGACATCATATGCCGGAATGGCCATCCACTCCCGGTATCAATGTCCATGTGAAAAAATTCCATGCCAAAGACGGCGTTTATATGACAGAATTTGAAGGTATCATGCACAGGGGTACTCATATGGATGCTCCCCTGCATGTTACTGAAAACACTCCCTGCCTCATGGGCTATCCCCTCTGGCGATTCTTTGGAACCGGTGTCGCCGTTTCAATTCCCAAGAAAAAATGGGAAGTCATTACCGCCGAAGACCTGGAAAATGCCCGCCCGAAAATCCGTGAAGGTGACATTGTCATGATCAACACGGGAATGCACACCAAGATGGCTGATACCGATGAATACTATGCCTATTCCCCTGGAATTTACAGGGATGGTGCCCAGTGGCTTGTGGACAAAAAAGTGAAAATGGTCGGATACGATGTGCAGGCAAATGACCATCCCATGGCCACAAAACTTGTGGATCACGGTCTTGGCCCAACCCATCCACACCTCATTGAAGAGTATAAGGAATATTTCGGCCGTGATCCCAAGGAAGATTTTCCCGACTGGGAAGCAGGACATAAAACCCTGATGGTCAAGGGAAGCATTCCCGGTATTGAAAACGTGGGTGGCGATCTGAACAAAGTAACCGGCAAGCGCTGTACTTTTATGGCCTTTCCCTGGCGCTGGCAGGGAGGTGAAGGTTGTGCCATCCGTGTTCTGGCCGTAATCGATCCGGATCAGACTTTCCGGTTTGAAAAAGGATAG
- a CDS encoding two-component system sensor histidine kinase NtrB encodes MGWTSEEAVGHRTTPGDLDIWRNSEDRKKLIADITAHGEVTDLKAEFKHKDGHIVIGLMSARVIEIDDTPCILSVTRDITEQIHAMEKKKAFEKQMLQVQKLESLGVLAGGIAHDFNNILTAVIGHCELAQQRLSTESPALENLRQINMAAGRAADLANQMLAYSGKGKFVIEPLDISGIISEMMHILSVSVSKKAILRYDLARDLPSVEADATQLRQIVMNLVINGSDAIGDENGVIAISTGVMECDRSYLQNVQLEADLSPGRYVFFEVADTGCGMTQETMLRIFEPFFSTKFTGRGLGMAAVLGIVRGHGGAIKIYSEVDKGSTFKVLLPSSTLVPVKPAITPDISP; translated from the coding sequence TTGGGCTGGACATCTGAAGAAGCCGTAGGTCATAGAACAACCCCTGGTGATCTTGATATCTGGCGTAATAGTGAAGATCGGAAAAAATTGATTGCTGATATAACTGCTCATGGTGAAGTTACGGATCTGAAGGCCGAATTTAAACATAAGGACGGACATATTGTCATTGGATTGATGTCTGCCAGGGTCATTGAAATTGATGACACCCCCTGTATTCTGTCAGTGACCCGTGATATTACAGAACAGATCCACGCCATGGAAAAAAAGAAAGCCTTTGAAAAGCAAATGCTTCAGGTTCAGAAACTTGAGAGTCTCGGGGTCCTTGCAGGGGGCATAGCCCATGATTTCAATAATATTCTGACAGCTGTAATTGGCCACTGTGAACTCGCACAGCAGCGTCTTTCTACGGAATCACCGGCTTTGGAGAATCTTCGCCAGATTAACATGGCAGCGGGCCGGGCTGCCGATCTTGCAAACCAGATGCTGGCCTATTCCGGCAAGGGTAAATTTGTCATAGAACCATTGGATATTTCAGGCATAATCAGTGAAATGATGCATATTCTCTCGGTTTCTGTCAGTAAAAAGGCAATACTCCGGTACGATCTTGCTCGTGATCTTCCCAGCGTTGAAGCCGACGCCACACAACTGCGCCAGATCGTCATGAACCTTGTCATCAATGGTTCTGATGCCATTGGTGATGAAAATGGTGTAATTGCCATTTCAACCGGGGTCATGGAATGTGACCGTTCCTATTTGCAGAACGTCCAGCTTGAAGCGGATCTGTCTCCAGGTCGTTATGTATTTTTCGAGGTGGCTGACACAGGCTGTGGAATGACACAGGAAACGATGCTGCGGATCTTTGAACCCTTTTTCAGTACAAAATTTACCGGGCGAGGACTCGGCATGGCAGCAGTCCTCGGCATTGTCCGTGGCCATGGAGGAGCTATTAAGATATACTCGGAAGTCGACAAGGGCAGTACATTCAAGGTACTGCTGCCTTCCAGCACTCTTGTACCTGTAAAACCTGCGATTACTCCCGATATCAGTCCCTGA
- a CDS encoding MFS transporter codes for MIVATLLQWFTWRTILLIWAGIALITAFVYTMKGKGGAFPGKEITIKNAKEVGSNPSFWIMVLLFAMAVGGNAGIFAMLPLFFVTERGFDLTSANIIIGLSQLSGILFVFLAGWLTDRVGQKTVMAATLFFTAILTILLAVVKGKMLVIVLFLQPAVLSAFFPAGFAAISRTALPALRSVTNSLGPPLSFLLGGGLMPVIIGYMAESYSFSSGILLAGCFMMMGPLCVFFLRLGESDELDGC; via the coding sequence TTGATTGTCGCAACCCTTCTGCAGTGGTTTACCTGGCGAACGATTTTACTGATTTGGGCCGGAATTGCCCTAATTACTGCATTTGTTTACACCATGAAAGGGAAGGGTGGTGCTTTTCCAGGAAAGGAAATCACAATAAAAAATGCGAAGGAAGTTGGGAGTAATCCCTCCTTCTGGATTATGGTCCTGCTTTTTGCCATGGCGGTTGGAGGAAATGCAGGAATTTTTGCAATGCTGCCTCTTTTTTTTGTCACAGAGCGGGGCTTTGATCTTACTTCGGCCAATATAATCATTGGACTCTCCCAGTTATCCGGAATTTTATTTGTTTTTCTTGCCGGCTGGTTGACTGATCGTGTCGGGCAGAAAACAGTAATGGCGGCAACACTTTTTTTCACAGCAATACTGACAATTCTGCTGGCTGTTGTGAAAGGGAAAATGCTGGTGATTGTTCTTTTTTTGCAGCCGGCTGTACTTTCCGCATTTTTTCCGGCAGGGTTTGCGGCAATTTCACGTACAGCACTTCCGGCCCTGCGCAGTGTGACCAACAGCCTGGGGCCGCCTTTGTCCTTTTTGCTTGGGGGAGGGTTGATGCCTGTGATAATAGGGTATATGGCCGAGTCATACTCGTTTTCTTCAGGGATTCTCTTAGCTGGCTGTTTTATGATGATGGGGCCTTTGTGTGTTTTTTTCCTGAGGCTGGGCGAAAGTGACGAACTGGATGGATGTTGA
- a CDS encoding glutaredoxin family protein, giving the protein MTGNRTIKLYALTTCSHCRAIKEMFETEGITFDYVDVDLLRGKERREMIEEVRKYNRRCSFPTLRVDDKVIVGYREKEIREALAAG; this is encoded by the coding sequence ATGACAGGAAACCGGACAATTAAATTGTATGCATTGACGACCTGCAGTCATTGCCGTGCAATAAAAGAAATGTTTGAAACTGAAGGTATTACATTTGACTATGTGGATGTCGATCTTTTAAGAGGGAAGGAGCGCAGGGAAATGATCGAGGAGGTCAGAAAGTATAACAGGAGGTGTTCCTTTCCGACATTGCGGGTGGATGACAAAGTTATAGTCGGATACAGGGAAAAGGAGATAAGGGAGGCGCTGGCTGCTGGATGA
- a CDS encoding 4Fe-4S dicluster domain-containing protein: MKVFTVDLSICNGCYCCQIACKDEHVANDWTPYAKPQPDTGQFWIGLTEKVRGHVPHVKVTYTPFMCNHCDDAPCIADCKADAIYKRDDGIVIIDPVKCIGCKICADTCPHNSIYFNEQLNIAQKCTGCTHLLDNDDEWTVPRCVDQCPTEALRFGEEEEFADFIKDAELLNPGAGTKSRVYYKGLPKKFIAGTLYDPSAKEVIIGATCTLKDNDSGETFTETTNNFGDFWLDGLGDDRTYTLTLEKDGVSKVIENITTDIDRGLGDIPMDMSS; this comes from the coding sequence ATGAAAGTTTTTACCGTAGACCTGTCCATTTGTAATGGTTGCTACTGCTGCCAGATTGCCTGCAAAGACGAGCATGTAGCCAATGACTGGACCCCCTACGCCAAACCCCAGCCGGATACTGGACAGTTCTGGATCGGGCTTACGGAAAAGGTCAGGGGACATGTTCCACACGTGAAGGTTACTTATACACCCTTCATGTGTAACCATTGTGATGATGCTCCCTGTATTGCTGATTGCAAAGCTGATGCCATCTACAAGCGTGATGACGGCATTGTCATCATCGACCCGGTAAAATGCATCGGCTGCAAGATATGCGCGGATACCTGCCCCCACAATTCCATCTATTTCAACGAGCAGCTCAATATCGCACAGAAATGTACAGGCTGCACCCATCTGCTCGACAACGATGATGAGTGGACAGTACCCCGCTGTGTTGACCAGTGTCCCACCGAGGCCCTGCGCTTCGGCGAAGAGGAGGAGTTTGCTGACTTTATCAAAGACGCGGAACTTCTCAACCCTGGAGCCGGCACAAAATCAAGAGTCTATTACAAGGGATTACCCAAGAAATTCATCGCGGGAACTCTGTATGATCCATCTGCCAAGGAGGTCATTATCGGTGCAACATGTACGTTAAAGGATAATGACAGTGGGGAGACATTCACAGAGACAACCAATAATTTTGGTGATTTCTGGCTCGACGGTCTGGGTGATGACAGGACCTATACCCTGACTCTGGAAAAAGATGGCGTTTCCAAGGTCATTGAAAATATCACCACTGATATTGACCGTGGTCTTGGTGACATTCCGATGGATATGAGTAGCTGA
- a CDS encoding MFS transporter has protein sequence MDETGLYDCPMPETFRDKAGMLVFLAWLFYLGFVARMLFAPLMPEIEAELGISHSDAGMLFLMMSSGYLLAPLCSGFISSRIEHLGTLKLSAWLTGLALLPFSFITTREGIGLLLMIVGFAGSLHLPSAIATITAEIQRSDWGKGLSVHQLARR, from the coding sequence ATGGATGAAACAGGATTATATGATTGTCCGATGCCCGAGACCTTCAGGGACAAAGCGGGCATGCTTGTATTTCTCGCCTGGCTTTTTTATCTTGGTTTTGTTGCCAGAATGCTGTTTGCACCGCTCATGCCAGAAATTGAGGCGGAACTGGGAATCAGTCACAGTGATGCGGGGATGCTGTTTCTTATGATGTCTTCGGGATATCTGCTTGCACCCCTCTGTTCAGGTTTCATTTCCTCGAGAATTGAACATCTCGGCACCCTGAAATTGTCGGCGTGGCTCACGGGTCTGGCTTTGCTCCCTTTCAGTTTTATAACTACCCGTGAAGGCATTGGATTGCTGTTGATGATTGTGGGATTTGCGGGTTCGCTCCACCTGCCTTCCGCGATTGCAACAATTACTGCAGAAATCCAGAGGTCAGACTGGGGAAAAGGTCTCAGTGTTCATCAGCTGGCCCGCCGTTGA
- a CDS encoding PAS domain-containing protein, producing MVESKNLLKTFARQIHALELKNQHLKESLQELKKKTDLFQNLIEYGVDAIFCGDPGGNIIYANQRASTLTGYSNPELLSMNMSQLFSQEERRRAPLRYDRLRQGKTVITERLLTRRDGSMVSVEMNSRMMPDGTYHSFFRDISERKEADKALRVSEEKFSRVFRLSPDVIVLSRLEDGLYLEVNRDLPKHWAGHLKKP from the coding sequence ATGGTCGAGAGTAAAAACTTACTTAAAACATTTGCCCGACAGATTCATGCGCTGGAGCTGAAAAATCAGCATCTCAAAGAATCCCTTCAGGAATTGAAAAAGAAAACAGATCTTTTTCAAAATCTGATTGAATACGGTGTAGATGCCATTTTCTGCGGGGATCCAGGGGGCAACATTATTTACGCCAACCAGAGAGCCTCCACCTTAACCGGTTATTCAAACCCGGAATTACTGTCCATGAATATGTCACAATTATTTTCCCAGGAAGAGCGCCGGCGAGCACCCTTGAGATATGACCGGCTCAGACAGGGAAAAACTGTTATAACAGAGCGATTGCTCACCCGCAGGGATGGCTCCATGGTCTCTGTCGAAATGAACAGCAGAATGATGCCTGACGGTACATATCACAGTTTTTTCCGTGATATCTCGGAGAGAAAAGAGGCGGATAAAGCCTTACGCGTTTCCGAGGAAAAGTTCTCCCGCGTTTTTCGACTCAGTCCTGATGTCATTGTTCTCAGTCGGCTGGAGGACGGTCTGTACCTCGAAGTCAATAGGGATTTACCGAAACATTGGGCTGGACATCTGAAGAAGCCGTAG
- a CDS encoding IscA/HesB family protein: protein MKLVKSLKISPIAHKTIADHLKTRKNSPVRIFLKMGGCGMRSFGLAFEEALSNDTVIELDGITYVIDRILLKKYGPISIESDGFSFRLSGNGIHPPLGCGTCGYGCGTRGGSRCSGVCATCKDPCPTGQRIRSRRKKRLN from the coding sequence GTGAAACTCGTGAAATCCCTGAAAATAAGTCCGATCGCCCACAAAACCATAGCGGATCACCTCAAGACAAGGAAAAACTCACCCGTCAGAATTTTCCTGAAAATGGGTGGCTGCGGCATGCGCTCTTTCGGACTCGCCTTTGAAGAAGCCCTTTCCAACGACACTGTCATCGAACTGGATGGCATTACATATGTCATAGATCGCATTCTCCTCAAAAAGTATGGTCCAATTTCTATTGAAAGTGACGGTTTCAGTTTCCGTCTGAGCGGCAATGGAATCCATCCCCCTCTCGGATGCGGCACCTGTGGTTATGGCTGTGGAACCCGTGGCGGCAGTAGATGTTCTGGTGTCTGTGCAACCTGTAAAGACCCGTGTCCGACTGGCCAGCGAATCAGGAGCAGGAGAAAAAAACGCTTGAATTAG
- a CDS encoding response regulator: MVLLVDDEEIVRDIGKAMLRDFGFEILTAHDGKEALTVFRQHHRKISFVLMDLTMPHMDGEEAFRELRKIDPKVKVIICSGYNEQDVSQKFVGKGLAGFLKKPYQLQELQKMIRHLLEDPTD, translated from the coding sequence ATGGTTCTCTTAGTTGATGATGAAGAAATAGTACGCGACATAGGAAAGGCCATGCTTCGTGACTTTGGTTTTGAAATTCTCACCGCCCATGATGGCAAAGAGGCATTGACTGTTTTCAGACAACATCACAGGAAAATCAGTTTTGTATTGATGGATTTAACCATGCCCCATATGGACGGAGAAGAAGCTTTCCGCGAATTGAGAAAAATCGACCCAAAAGTGAAAGTTATCATCTGCAGTGGCTACAATGAACAAGACGTCTCACAGAAATTCGTTGGAAAAGGCCTGGCAGGTTTTCTAAAGAAACCATACCAACTTCAGGAGTTACAGAAAATGATCAGACATTTACTTGAAGATCCAACTGATTAA